ACCTCCATGGGTTCGAGCTGCTCCAGCGCGGCGCGGCGCGCGATCTTGTCCTCGCCATCGTCGCTGTCGTTCTGGAGGTGCCCCACGTCCGTGATGTTCGCCACGTAGCGCACCGCGTATCCGAAATGCATCAGCGCCCGGCGGATCACGTCGAAGGCCACTTCCTTCTTCGCGTGGCCCAGGTGGGCGTCGCTGTACACGGTCGGCCCGCACAGGTACATGCCGACCCGCCCCGGCGTGGACGGCACGAAGGTCACCTTGCGGCGCTGCATGGTGTCGTAGAGGACGATGTTCGGGTCGGGGCTGCGGCCAGTGGTCTGGAGGGTCTCGGATGTGCGGGTCATGGTGGGCTCCTTCGCGGCCAAATCAAGCGGGCAGGGCAATAAAAAAACCGCGCCACCGTCAGGGCGCGGTTGGGCAGTCGTGGCTGCCTACCGCAGGATTGGGCAACACTGGGTTGGAAAGCGCTGCGCCGTCATGCCCTCAATGTAGCAGAGGAGCGGCAGCGCGCCACGCGCCCGCCGGCCGTGTGTCCGGCATGCCCAGCGAGGCCACCAGCGCGGCGGTGAACTGCCGGATGATCGGCAGGTGGGCCCGTTGCGGCAGGGTCGCCACCGCCAGCGGCCGGGTCAGGGACTGTGGAAGGGGCAGGGCCACCAGCCCGTCCGGCAGGGGCAGAAGCGCCAGGCGCGGCATGACCGTCACGCCCAGCCCATGGCGCACCATGCCCAGGATCACGCTGTCCTGGTCGATCTCCGTGACGGCGGCCGGGCTGATGCCCAGCGGGCGCAGGTACGACTGAACCCGCACGTGGCAGGAGTTCAGCCCTGGTGGGAGCAGCAGCGCCGACCCCGCCACCTCCTCGAAGGTCACCGGCTGATTTCCCCGCGCTTCCGGGGCCACGAACAGGTACTCGTCGTCCAGCAGGGGCGTCAGGCGCAGGCCGGGCATGTCCTCGCCCACCACCAGCGCGATATCCGCCTGACCGTCGCGTACCTGGGCCTCGCCGCCCCCGTCGGCCTCGCCGTCCAGCAGCCTCACCGTCACACCCGGATGCTCCCGTCGGAAGGCGGCCAGCACCGGCGGGAGCAGGTGCGTGGCCGTCGAGCGGAACGACGCCACCCGCAGCACCCCGGAGAGCCCACCCTCGTCCTGGGCGGCCAGCAGCACATCTGCGGCGGCCTGCACCGCCGTCCGCGCGTGGGCCAGCACCCGCGCCCCCGCCGGCGTCACCACCGTGCCCGCCGGGGAACGCCGCAGGAGGGGACGGCCCACCAGATCCTCCAGTTTGCCCACCGCCTCGCTGAGCGACGACTGCGACACGCCCAGCTCCGCCGCCGCTTCCCCAAACCCGCCCGCGTCCGCGACGGCGAGCAGCGCCCTGAGTTGCGGCAGGGTCGGCTGGGTGAGGGTGGTGGATTTCCCGGTGGCCATGCCCCAGTCTACCGCTCAGTCCTATCGGGCCCCATCGGGTCACCCGATGCCCCTGAGGGCACGTGCTGGTCTTGCCCGATGTCCTGCCGACCCCCCTCAGGCGCACAGTGAGGGCAGGAGGTTCACCATGACCCTGCATACCCCCGCTCGACCGCCCCACCTGCCCCAGAGCCTCGCGCACACCGATTCGGACAGCGCTGACCGGCCCACGTACATCTTCGAGGCGCTGCTCGCCGGCCCTGTGTCCCAGCCCATCACGGTGCCGGGCTGGACGGTGCGCGCGTGGCCGGTCGCCCGCCTCGGTGACGCCACCCTCGAAGTGCGTGCCGATGGCCTGCGCGACAGCCTGGCTGACCTGCACGCCGCGCTGCGGGACGCCGGTATTTCCGCCCTCGGGCCAGTCCGCGCCCGCCACCACTGAGCTCGACGTGTCATCCACAACCCGCTGTCCGCAGAAAAAGGGCAACCTTCATTCGAGGTTGCCCGGTTCTATTGTTGTTTTGTCGTTCTGAAATCGCTTTCCGGATCGCTTGATCGAACGTCGGCTGAACTGGAGGCCCCGCTCAGTTGCCATACACCTGCAACACCTGGTGCACGAAAATCCGCACCAGCCTCGGGTCGAAATCCGTGCCCGAGTGATCCAGCAAATACTCCACCGCCTCGTCCGACGACCACGCCGGGCGATACGGTCGATCCGTCACGAGCGCGTCGTACACGTCCGCGACCTTCAGAATCCGTGCCAATACCGGCACCGACTCTCCGATCAGGCCCGCCGGATAGCCACGTCCGTCCCAGCGTTCATGATGGTGTTGCACCGCATTCAGGATCTCCGAGTCCACGTCGGGCGCCATGGACGCCAACCGCCGACCCAGGGCCGGGTGTTGCCGCATGATGTCCTGTTCCTGCGCCGACAGCCCACCGGGCTTGTTCGTGATGCGCGGATCGATGGCCGACTTCCCAATATCGTGCAGCATGCCTGCCCAGATCACCTGACGGATCCCCAGGGTCGTGCGAACCTCGCCGGCTTCCAGGGCCAGACGCAGGGCCAGCATCGTCACCTGCCGCTCGTGTCCCTCCGCAGGACGGCCCAGCAGCGTCCTGATCCAGCTGCATGCCTCTTCGAAGGTTTCCTGCACCACGGCGTCCGGCGCCTGCGACAGCAGATTGACCGTCTCCGGGAGACGATCGTCATATTGTCCGAGCACCGGGTCGATCATCGTTATTCCAGTCCGTAGCAGGTCAGGCGACCAACCTGGAGGGACAGCGCGTCCATGCGGTTGGCCAGCAGGCTGCTGGCGGCGGGGCGCACATTGGCTGCGTGCACATCGGTGATCGCGCGGGCCAGCGGGGCGGCGGGCTTGGATTCGGTGCTGTTCTGGCGGGCGCGGGCCGCGTAGGTTGAGTAAGCTATGCTCATGATCGTCCCCCTGTCCCTACTTGGTGGTGCTGACCGAGGTCGTGGTGGAGGTGCTCTTTTCGAGACCGTAGCCGCCCACCGGGACGGCGCTGGCCGCCGTAATCACGAGGGTGATGGTGAGGGAAAGGGCCGTCCGCAGGGATTTGCGCATGGGTGTATCTTAGGTGAGGGGATGTGAAAGAGCGATTTATGCCTGCTGGACACGTTCAGACTGCGTTCGAGGGCGGCGACTACGGAGCTGTATTAACAGCTCTTAATGGTCGTCCGGGCCTGAACGCCGATGAGCTGGCGATCCTGGGCATCTCGCTCCTCAGAACGGCCAATTTCGCGTCCTGCGAGGAACCCCTGGAACTGGCCATGGCCCTCGGGAACCGGGAAGCCGCCGTGGAATTCGG
The Deinococcus sp. KSM4-11 DNA segment above includes these coding regions:
- a CDS encoding LysR family transcriptional regulator, coding for MATGKSTTLTQPTLPQLRALLAVADAGGFGEAAAELGVSQSSLSEAVGKLEDLVGRPLLRRSPAGTVVTPAGARVLAHARTAVQAAADVLLAAQDEGGLSGVLRVASFRSTATHLLPPVLAAFRREHPGVTVRLLDGEADGGGEAQVRDGQADIALVVGEDMPGLRLTPLLDDEYLFVAPEARGNQPVTFEEVAGSALLLPPGLNSCHVRVQSYLRPLGISPAAVTEIDQDSVILGMVRHGLGVTVMPRLALLPLPDGLVALPLPQSLTRPLAVATLPQRAHLPIIRQFTAALVASLGMPDTRPAGAWRAAAPLLH
- a CDS encoding HD-GYP domain-containing protein, which translates into the protein MIDPVLGQYDDRLPETVNLLSQAPDAVVQETFEEACSWIRTLLGRPAEGHERQVTMLALRLALEAGEVRTTLGIRQVIWAGMLHDIGKSAIDPRITNKPGGLSAQEQDIMRQHPALGRRLASMAPDVDSEILNAVQHHHERWDGRGYPAGLIGESVPVLARILKVADVYDALVTDRPYRPAWSSDEAVEYLLDHSGTDFDPRLVRIFVHQVLQVYGN